The genomic interval AAAATTAGCCGAGTCTGAAACTATGATTACAGATTTTAGTGAAGTTTGAATGAATTATATATAAATAAGTGAAATCGCTTAACCTATCCTTCACAGACTCACCCAAGGTAGGGAATTAGTAATATTTCTTATGGCTCTAGCTGGAGTGACGACGTAGGAGTCATACGCCACACTCCGCGAACGTAATTCGTAAAAGTGATTCCTAGTCCATAGTTAATTAGATATTTTTGTAAAAATATCGCATTTTTTCTTGATGTAATTTTTACATTTCTTTACTATAAACTTTACCATCTATAGTTAACGCCAAGCTGCGCTATCAGGTAGAAATGTATAAAAATGTATAAATCAGAGATTTAGCTTTATTTTATGAGTTTTGGTTGGTGGATTTGAGCATCACAATTGATGAATAAACCGCTTTGAACATGATTATTAACAAGTTGTTTCCGGACTTTGGGGATAAATTAGCAGGATTTCTAGATATGACAAAACAATTCTTGAGGTGAGAAATTTGCTAATATTAAGTTGTTGTTTGAAAAAACTAGTTGCAATGCTATATAATTACCTGGTTTTCCAGGATTAACTAAGCAAGAAATCGGTTTAATAATTTGTTTTTTAATTTGTATGAATCTAGTGAATAAAACTTCAAAAACCTTTGCTCTGACTACACCTCTATACTATGTAAACGATGTTCCCCATATTGGCAGTGCTTACACCACAATGGCTGCGGATGTAGTAGCCAGGTTTCAACGCTTATTAGGAAATCAGGTACTGCTGATTACGGGTACAGACGAACATGGACAAAAAATTCAGCGTTCAGCAGCAAGTTTAGGAAAACCACCACAGGAGTTTTGTGATCAAATTGTACCCAGTTTTATTAACTTGTGGCAGGTTCTGAATATTCAATATGATCGCTTTAGTCGCACTACTGCTTTAAACCATCACGCAATTGTTAAAGAATTCTTCCAACGAGTTTGGGAAAATGGCGACATTTACCAAGGACAACAAAAAGGCTGGTATTGTGTATCCTGCGAAGAATTTAAAGAAGAACGGGAACTGTTAGACGGCAAACGATGCCCCATACATACTACCAAGGAAGTAGAGTGGCGAGACGAGCAGAATTACTTTTTCCGTTTATCGAAGTATCAAAGCCAGCTAGAGGAATTTTACCAGTGTAGGGCAGATTTTATCCAGCCTGCAAGTCGGCGCAATGAAGTCCTCAACTTTGTTAGTCAAGGTTTACAAGACTTTTCGATTTCACGGGTAAATCTCGATTGGGGTTTTCCAGTACCTGTAGATCCCAAACATACCCTTTATGTCTGGTTTGATGCCCTGTTGGGTTATGTGACAGCATTATTAGAACCAGATGCAGAAGCGACTTTAGCCAATGCTTTGGAAAAATGGTGGCCAATTAATCTGCACCTCATAGGTAAAGATATATTGCGTTTCCATGCTGTTTACTGGCCTGCAATGCTGATGTCAGCTGGTTTACCTTTACCAGAGCGAGTTTTTGGGCATGGATTTTTGACTAAAGATGGTCAAAAAATGGGGAAAACTCTGGGTAATACCCTTGATCCTATTTCATTAGTCGAACGTTATGGTAGTGATGCCGTTCGTTATTACTTCCTTAAGGAAATCGAATTTGGCAAGGATGGAGATTTTAATGAAATTAGGTTCATTAATGTTTTGAATGCAGATTTGGCAAATGATTTAGGTAATTTGTTGAATCGCACTTTGAACATGGTGAAGAAATACTGCGCTGGTAAAGTTCCATCAATCGATCCAGAAGTTATTCCCGCCGAGAATGCTTTAAAAGCGATTGGTTTGGGGTTAGGGGAGAAAGTGAAACAAGCATACACAGCTTTAGCTTTCAATGAAGCTTGCCTAACTGTGCTGTCTCTTGTGCAAGCCAGCAACAAGTTTATAGATGAACAAGCTCCTTGGTCATTATATAAACAGGGAAAACAGGAAGAAGTGGAAGCGGTGCTGTACACGGTTCTCGAATCTGTGAGACTAGCAGCTTATCTCCTATCTCCCATTATTCCCAACATTAGCAGCGATATTTATCAGCAACTAGGCTGGGGAATCAATTTTAACGATCAGAAAGAAAGTTCAATTGTTGCGCCTTTTACTGCCCATGCAACGTGGGGCGTACTATCAGATAAACAACAGTTGGGTACACCCCAACCAATTTTTAAACGGATAGAACTACCAAAAAACGATTAACACTTTCCATTTTTGATTGATTTTAAAGACTGAAACGGGGCTTAAGTTTTTAGCCCCGGCAAATTATCATAAGCCCATCTAACAAGAACGTAAAAGTTAATGATTTCTATCGGAAATAACATGGATAACAACCGAGGTATGACAATGATGTTGAATAATTTGGAAAATGACTCTATTTTTACGCCGGAACAGGTTTTAGAAAATCGGGGTCGTGTGGCTATATTTATTGATGGCTCCAATTTATTTTATGCAGCTTTACAATTAGGAATCGAAATTGATTACACTAAGCTTTTATGCCGGTTGACTGGGGGATCAAGGTTATTGCGGGCTTTTTTCTACACTGGTGTAGACCGGACAAATGAGAAACAGCAGGGGTTTTTGTTGTGGATGCGTCGCAATGGTTATCGAGTCATCGCTAAGGATTTGGTACAACTGCCAGATGGCTCAAAAAAAGCTAACCTAGATGTGGAAATAGCTGTTGATATGATGGCGCTGGTCGATTCCTATGATACCGCAGTTTTAGTTAGTGGTGATGGCGATTTGGCTTACGCTGTAAATTCGGTCAGCTATCGTGGTGTCAGGGTTGAGGTGGTGAGTTTAAGGTCTATGACCAGTGATAGCTTAATTAATGTAAGCGATCGCTATATTGATTTAGAAGCCATCAAAGAAGATATTCAAAAAACACCCCGTCAAAGTTATCCCTATCGCCCATTATCTAGTATGGGGTTCTTGGACGACCATAGAGATAGTGAAGGACATTTAGAAATTCCAGAATAATGCAAAATCAACAAGGCGGGAATCATGGGAGAGAACATTCACAACTTCAGAGGGGAAGTAAATCCAACTCCCCCCGCTTCTATTCATCTGATAATTTTCAATTGCCCATAAATTTGTATTCTCTGCCTTTAACTTTATTGTTGTTGATTGGGTTATTTTCCTGCGGTAATCCATCTTCTACCAAACCAGAACAGGACGGTTCAGCTACGCAAAATACCGATAGTAAGTTGACTTTTTTCGGTGTTGCTTTAGAACAATTTGATGAAGAAGGAAGACCAATTTGGAAAGTTAAAGCTAAAGAAGCCAAGTATACCAAAGAAACAGAAATTGGTGAAGCTCAAAATCCAGATGGTGAACTTTACCAAGATGGCAAAATAGTTTACACCATTAAAGCAGAAACAGCTGACATTAAGCAAGATGGTAAGCAACTATTTCTCAAGGGAAAGATTGTGGCTACAGATCCTCGTAATGGTACTGTCTTGCAAGGTAATGAGTTAGAATGGAGACCTCAAGAAGATTTATTGATTGTTCGCAATCAATTCAATGCTAATCATCAACAATTAAAAGCCACGGCCCAGGAAGCAAGGGTAAAAACGCGTGAACAACGGGTAGAATTTTCCGGAAAAGTAGTTGCTACATCTGCTGATCCCCAACTGCAAATGCGAACTGAACATTTAATTTGGCAAATTAAAGAAGAAAAATTAATTGGCGATCGCCCCATCGAAATTGACCGTTATCAAGTTAATAAAATAACTGGACGTGGTAGAGGAAATGCCGCAGAAGTTAACTTAAAAACAAAAATTGCTACTCTTGAACCCAAAGCCCAGCTAGACTTACTAGAACCACCTATGCAGATAACTAGTAACTCGATGACCTGGAACATTAATCAAGAAATTGTCAAAGCAAATGCCCCTGTGCGTGTTTTTCACCAAGCTGAAAATGTGACAGTAACTGGCAATAAAGCAGAAATGAAAATACCACAAAAAACCGTTTATTTAACTGGTAATGTGAATGCAGTTGGTCAACGTCGTCAGTCTTTAAAATCAAATCAACTCACTTGGTATTTAGAGAAAAAATTACTAGAAGCTCAAGGAAATGTAGTTTATCGTCAAGTTGAACCACCATTGAATTTTCAGGGTACAACAGCAGTTGGCAATCTGGAGACAGAAAATATTGTTGTTAAAGGTGGTGGTTCGGGTAATAGAGTCGTAACGGAAATTATTCCCCAAGATATTGGTCAGTAGGGTTGGGGAGATGTGGAAATATGTCATTACCAGCACCACCCGCGAGGCTGTTGTTACCTGTAGTACCTGTGATGACGTTATTATCTGCATTCCCTGTACCGTTAATCTGAATAAAAAAAATTAACTTCTCAGATGAACCAAAAATAAAATTCTTCGTCAAGGGAAATATCAATATATTTTAGAGGTAAAGTTATGTCTTCACAACCGCTTCAGTATTTATTTTTGAGTAGTCTGAGCTTATCCTTGTTTATTGGTAATTCCCTAGCCTTTGCCCAAACCGATAGTGTTGTTGTTCCCACAGTACCATCAGGCTCAACAACAACAGTACCATCAGGTTCATCCACCAATATACCCACTTCCACCCCCGTTGACACCAGCACCAGATTTAGCTGTCAATATTACAACGGTAGATACACTGTTATGTATCAACCCCAAAGTCAAGCAGGTCAATTTTTTGCTTGGGCAGCACCTCAATCTTTGGGTGGTGGTTGGACTCCTCAAAATCGTTGTGAGGCGATCGCTAATCGGTTAGAATTATACCGCCCAGACGGCTTACAAGAACTGCAAATAGCTAGAGAAAATAACGAAAATATTATCTGTGTCACCACTGAAGCTAACCCCGGTTGTCGCATTGTCCTCACAGTACCACGGGATAAAGACCCCTACGCCATCCGCAGTAGTATCTTCAGCAACTTAGCTACCGCAGACAACGGACAGCAAACCACAGCTGTTAATACCTATGCTAATCGTGGTAGAGGGGGAGTAAACGAATTATACAATTTAGGTCGCACGCTTTTGGGTGGTAATAGTCAGGCTAGTTCCTCCAGAAATGGTATTAATTTAAAACCTTTCTTAGCACCTGAAGATGGTGGTACAGCTACTAAGCTGCGAAATGGGGTATCAATTGGTCGTCAGTCCCAACCACAAAAGGGTAGTATATTGAATCCCCGGTTATTTAGATGATCAAATCGCTCAATAAATAGATCCCCGACTTAAGAGGATGTTTTAAAAGTTTTGAATGTATAAATGAACCCCTCTCCAAACCTCTCCCCGACGCGGGGAGAGGCTTTGAAACCCCCATTCCCTCGTAGGGAAGGGGGGAAGGGGGGTTAGGTTGCTGAAGATTATTGGTTTCATCTAATACTTTTCAAACAACCTCTAAGTAGGTAGGCGTTGAAAATTGTCGTTATGGCAAGGCAAAAGGCACTCATGCAAGAGGGAAGAGGGAAGAGACTTTCAGAGATTTTACATTTTTGTACTTGCTTCGGTTTTTTCGAGCCTACCTAC from Anabaena sphaerica FACHB-251 carries:
- the metG gene encoding methionine--tRNA ligase, translated to MNLVNKTSKTFALTTPLYYVNDVPHIGSAYTTMAADVVARFQRLLGNQVLLITGTDEHGQKIQRSAASLGKPPQEFCDQIVPSFINLWQVLNIQYDRFSRTTALNHHAIVKEFFQRVWENGDIYQGQQKGWYCVSCEEFKEERELLDGKRCPIHTTKEVEWRDEQNYFFRLSKYQSQLEEFYQCRADFIQPASRRNEVLNFVSQGLQDFSISRVNLDWGFPVPVDPKHTLYVWFDALLGYVTALLEPDAEATLANALEKWWPINLHLIGKDILRFHAVYWPAMLMSAGLPLPERVFGHGFLTKDGQKMGKTLGNTLDPISLVERYGSDAVRYYFLKEIEFGKDGDFNEIRFINVLNADLANDLGNLLNRTLNMVKKYCAGKVPSIDPEVIPAENALKAIGLGLGEKVKQAYTALAFNEACLTVLSLVQASNKFIDEQAPWSLYKQGKQEEVEAVLYTVLESVRLAAYLLSPIIPNISSDIYQQLGWGINFNDQKESSIVAPFTAHATWGVLSDKQQLGTPQPIFKRIELPKND
- a CDS encoding NYN domain-containing protein — translated: MLNNLENDSIFTPEQVLENRGRVAIFIDGSNLFYAALQLGIEIDYTKLLCRLTGGSRLLRAFFYTGVDRTNEKQQGFLLWMRRNGYRVIAKDLVQLPDGSKKANLDVEIAVDMMALVDSYDTAVLVSGDGDLAYAVNSVSYRGVRVEVVSLRSMTSDSLINVSDRYIDLEAIKEDIQKTPRQSYPYRPLSSMGFLDDHRDSEGHLEIPE
- the lptC gene encoding LPS export ABC transporter periplasmic protein LptC; this translates as MQNQQGGNHGREHSQLQRGSKSNSPRFYSSDNFQLPINLYSLPLTLLLLIGLFSCGNPSSTKPEQDGSATQNTDSKLTFFGVALEQFDEEGRPIWKVKAKEAKYTKETEIGEAQNPDGELYQDGKIVYTIKAETADIKQDGKQLFLKGKIVATDPRNGTVLQGNELEWRPQEDLLIVRNQFNANHQQLKATAQEARVKTREQRVEFSGKVVATSADPQLQMRTEHLIWQIKEEKLIGDRPIEIDRYQVNKITGRGRGNAAEVNLKTKIATLEPKAQLDLLEPPMQITSNSMTWNINQEIVKANAPVRVFHQAENVTVTGNKAEMKIPQKTVYLTGNVNAVGQRRQSLKSNQLTWYLEKKLLEAQGNVVYRQVEPPLNFQGTTAVGNLETENIVVKGGGSGNRVVTEIIPQDIGQ
- a CDS encoding COP23 domain-containing protein, which translates into the protein MSSQPLQYLFLSSLSLSLFIGNSLAFAQTDSVVVPTVPSGSTTTVPSGSSTNIPTSTPVDTSTRFSCQYYNGRYTVMYQPQSQAGQFFAWAAPQSLGGGWTPQNRCEAIANRLELYRPDGLQELQIARENNENIICVTTEANPGCRIVLTVPRDKDPYAIRSSIFSNLATADNGQQTTAVNTYANRGRGGVNELYNLGRTLLGGNSQASSSRNGINLKPFLAPEDGGTATKLRNGVSIGRQSQPQKGSILNPRLFR